The genomic stretch CCAGATCTCGATGAGCTCCGAACGACGCTCGCCGTCGGTGATGACGCCGCGCTCGTACTGGCGCTCGATCTTGCGCGCCTCGTCCTCGTGCCGGTCCAGGATCGCCTGCTTCACCGGCGGGGTGACGACGTCGTCGATCGCGATCGTCACACCGGAACGGGTCGCCCAGCGGAAGCCGGCCGCCTTGAGGGCGTCCAGCGTCGCCGCCACCTGCACCTTGGGGTAACGCTCGGCGAGGTCGTTGACGATCGCGCCCAGCGCCTTCTTCGGCACCTGGTAGTTGACGAACCGGTAGTCCTCGGGCAGGGCCTCGTTGAAGAGGACCCGGCCGAGGCTGGTGGAGACGACGGCCGGCTGGCCGGGCTCCCAGCCCTCGGGGGCCTCCCACGGCTCGTTCGGGCCGTTGTCGACGCCGAAGACCTCGTCGAGGCGGATCTGCACCCGCTCCTGCAGCCCCAGCGCACCCATGTCGAAGGCCATGACGGCCTCGGACGTGGTCGAGTAGGACTTGGGCCGCTCGCCCTCGGGCACCTCGACCGACCCGGAGAGGGAGGTCAGGTGGTAGAGGCCCAGCACCATGTCCTGGGTCGGCGCGGTGATCGGACGACCGTCGGCCGGGCTCAGGATGTTGTTGCTGGACAGCATCAGGATGCGGGCCTCGGCCTGCGCCTCGGCCGACAGCGGCAGGTGCACCGCCATCTGGTCGCCATCGAAGTCCGCGTTGAACGCGGTGCAGACCAGCGGGTGGATCTGGATGGCCTTGCCCTCGACCAGCTGGGGCTCGAAGGCCTGGATGCCCAGACGGTGCAGCGTCGGCGCACGGTTCAGCAGCACCGGGTGCTCGGTGATGACCTCCTCGAGCACGTCCCACACGACCGGCCGCGCACGCTCCACCATCCGCTTGGCGGACTTGATGTTCTGCGCGTGGTTGAGGTCGACGAGCCGCTTCATGACGAAGGGCTTGAACAGCTCCAGCGCCATCTGCTTGGGCAGACCGCACTGGTGCAGCTTCAGCTGCGGGCCGACGACGATGACCGAACGGCCGGAGTAGTCGACACGCTTGCCCAGCAGGTTCTGGCGGAACCGGCCCTGCTTGCCCTTGAGCAGGTCGCTCAGGGACTTCAGCGGGCGGTTGCCCGGGCCGGTGACCGGACGGCCGCGACGACCGTTGTCGAACAGCGCGTCCACGGACTCCTGGAGCATCCGCTTCTCGTTGTTGACGATGATCTCCGGCGCGCCCAGGTCGAGCAGTCGCTTGAGCCGGTTGTTCCGGTTGATCACCCGGCGGTACAGGTCGTTCATGTCGCTGGTGGCGAAGCGGCCACCGTCGAGCTGCACCATCGGGCGCAGGTCCGGCGGGATGACCGGGACGCAGTCCAGCACCATGCCCATGGGCGAGTTCTGGGTCTGCTGGAACGCCGCGACGACCTTCAGCCGCTTGAGCGCGCGCAGCTTGCGCTGGCCCTTGCCGCTGCGGATGGTCTCGCGCAGCGAAACGGCCTCGGCGTCCAGGTCGAAGCCCGCGAGGAGCTTCTGCAGCGCCGCGGCGCCCATGCCGCCCTCGAAGTACTCCCCGAAGCGGTCGCGCAGCTCGCGGTAGAGGCCCTCGTCGGCGATGAGCTGCTTGACCTCGAGCTTGCGGAAGGTGTCCATCACCTCGTCGAGGCGGTCGATCTCCCGCTGGGCCCGGTCGCGCAGCTGACGCATCTCGCGCTCGCCGCCCTCGCGCACCTTGCGGCGCACGTCGGACTTGGCACCCTCGGCCTCGAGCTCGGCGAGGTCGGCCTCCAGCTTCTGCTGGCGGGCCTCCACGTCGGCGTCGCGCCGGGTCTCGAGGTTGTGCTTCTCCGCGCTGATCTCGGCCTCGATGGTCGGGAGGTCGCGGTGGCGCGTCTCCTCGTCGACCGAGGTGATCATGTAGGCGGCGAAGTAGATGATCTTCTCGAGGTCCTTGGGCGCCAGGTCGAGCAGGTAGCCCAGGCGCGAGGGGACGCCCTTGAAGAACCAGATGTGGGTGACCGGCGCGGCCAGCTCGATGTGGCCCATCCGCTCACGGCGCACCTTGGCGCGAGTGACCTCGACGCCGCAGCGCTCGCAGATGATGCCCTTGAAGCGGACGCGCTTGTACTTCCCGCAGTAGCACTCCCAGTCCCGGGTGGGACCGAAGATCTTCTCGCAGAAGAGACCGTCCTTCTCCGGGCGGAGGGTGCGGTAGTTGATGGTCTCGGGCTTCTTCACCTCGCCGTGCGACCACTGACGGATGTCGTCGCCGCTGGCCAGGCCGATGCGCAGTTCGTCGAAGAAGTTGACGTCGAGCACTGAGTGACCCCTTTCAGGGGCTAGTTACTGCACTTTCTTGTCTTGTCCGGGGAGGGCGCCGGCCGGCCCCGCTACCAGGGCCGGCCGGCCGCCGATCACACGTCCTCGACGCTGGAGGGCTCGCGGCGGGACAGGTCGATGCCCAGCTCCTCCGCGGCCCGGAACACCTCGTCGTCGGTGTCGCGCAGCTCGATCGCCTGGCCGTCGCCGGAGAGGACCTCCACGTTCAGGCAGAGCGACTGGAGCTCCTTGAGCAGCACCTTGAACGACTCGGGGATGCCCGGCTCCGGGATGTTCTCGCCCTTGACGATGGCCTCGTAGACCTTGACGCGGCCGAGGATGTCGTCGGACTTGATGGTGAGCAGCTCCTGCAGCGCGTAGGCCGCGCCGTAGGCCTGCATCGCCCAGCACTCCATCTCGCCGAACCGCTGGCCACCGAACTGCGCCTTACCACCCAGCGGCTGCTGCGTGATCATCGAGTACGGGCCGGTCGAACGGGCGTGGATCTTGTCGTCGACCAGGTGCAGCAGCTTCAGGATGTAGACGTAGCCGACCGAGATGGGCTCGGGGAACGGCTCGCCGGAGCGGCCGTCGAACAGCCGCGCCTTGCCGGTCTCCTTGACCATGCGGTTGCCGTCGCGGTTCGGGATCGTCGAGCCCAGCAGGCCGATGATCTCGTCCTCCTTGGCGCCGTCGAACACGGGCGTCGCGGTCCGGGTGCCCGGGGCGGCCTGGCGCGCGGCGCCGGGGAGCCGAGCCGCCCACTCCGGGGTGCCCTCGACCTCCCAGCCGGTCTTGGCGATCCACCCGAGGTGGGTCTCCAGCACCTGGCCGACGTTCATCCGGCCGGGCACGCCCAGCGGGTTGAGCACGATGTCGACCGGGGTGCCGTCCTCGAGGAACGGCATGTCCTCCTGCGGGAGGATCTTGGAGATGACGCCCTTGTTCCCGTGGCGCCCGGCCAGCTTGTCGCCGTCGCTGATCTTGCGCATCTGGGCCACGTAGACCCGGATGAGCTCGTTCACGCCGGCGGGGAGCTCGTCGCCGTCCTCGCGGGAGAAGACCCGGACGCCGATGACCTTGCCCGACTCGCCGTGCTTCACCTTGAGGCTGGTGTCGCGCACCTCGCGGGCCTTCTCACCGAAGATCGCCCGCAGCAGCCGCTCCTCGGGGGTCAGCTCGGTCTCGCCCTTGGGCGTGACCTTGCCGACGAGGATGTCGCCGGGGACGACCTCGGCACCGATGCGGATGATGCCGCGCTCGTCGAGGTCGGCGAGGACCTCCTCGGAGA from Modestobacter roseus encodes the following:
- a CDS encoding DNA-directed RNA polymerase subunit beta' → MLDVNFFDELRIGLASGDDIRQWSHGEVKKPETINYRTLRPEKDGLFCEKIFGPTRDWECYCGKYKRVRFKGIICERCGVEVTRAKVRRERMGHIELAAPVTHIWFFKGVPSRLGYLLDLAPKDLEKIIYFAAYMITSVDEETRHRDLPTIEAEISAEKHNLETRRDADVEARQQKLEADLAELEAEGAKSDVRRKVREGGEREMRQLRDRAQREIDRLDEVMDTFRKLEVKQLIADEGLYRELRDRFGEYFEGGMGAAALQKLLAGFDLDAEAVSLRETIRSGKGQRKLRALKRLKVVAAFQQTQNSPMGMVLDCVPVIPPDLRPMVQLDGGRFATSDMNDLYRRVINRNNRLKRLLDLGAPEIIVNNEKRMLQESVDALFDNGRRGRPVTGPGNRPLKSLSDLLKGKQGRFRQNLLGKRVDYSGRSVIVVGPQLKLHQCGLPKQMALELFKPFVMKRLVDLNHAQNIKSAKRMVERARPVVWDVLEEVITEHPVLLNRAPTLHRLGIQAFEPQLVEGKAIQIHPLVCTAFNADFDGDQMAVHLPLSAEAQAEARILMLSSNNILSPADGRPITAPTQDMVLGLYHLTSLSGSVEVPEGERPKSYSTTSEAVMAFDMGALGLQERVQIRLDEVFGVDNGPNEPWEAPEGWEPGQPAVVSTSLGRVLFNEALPEDYRFVNYQVPKKALGAIVNDLAERYPKVQVAATLDALKAAGFRWATRSGVTIAIDDVVTPPVKQAILDRHEDEARKIERQYERGVITDGERRSELIEIWTRARAEVSQAMVDNFPTTNPVWVMVNSGARGNMMQISQIAGMRGLVANPKGEIIPRPIKANFREGLSVLEYFISTHGARKGLADTALRTADSGYLTRRLVDVSQDVIIREEDCGTERGVLMPIGTVHDGVVTRDPHVETSVYARALAADVVAEDGTVIAQANADLGDVLIQALVDAGVSEVKVRCVLTCESLLGTCATCYGRSLASGKLVDVGEAVGIIAAQSIGEPGTQLTMRTFHTGGVAGADITHGLPRVVELFEARVPKGKAPIAELAGTVRIEDGDQFRKLTITPDDGSDEVVYDKLSRRSRLRVEDGGHVEVGEQLTEGAVDPHEVLRIMGPREVQLHLVREVQEVYRSQGVSIHDKHIEVIIRQMLKRVTIIDSGATEFLPGALVERTLFETENRRVVAEGGEPASARPVLMGITKASLATESWLSAASFQETTKVLTDAAIQGKSDSLLGLKENVIIGKLIPAGTGISRYRNITVEPTEEARAAVYTMAGYDDGQYYSPDVFGSGTGEAVRLEEYDWR